The following nucleotide sequence is from Apium graveolens cultivar Ventura chromosome 4, ASM990537v1, whole genome shotgun sequence.
ATAATTGAACTTTAGTTAACGGCTGTTGCATGGTCATTGCGGAAGCAACTATCGGTCATTGTTTATTAGCAAACAGTATTTGACCAGAGGTCTATTCTTTTTCATTGCCATCACAATTGACAGAGCTTGATGATCAATTTGAGGTCACggataattttaattattaatgctCTTTTCACCTGTTTCTTCCGGTACTCTCAATTACAGGACTTATAATACATGTGCCTCCATTGAGACTTGAATCAATGACCTGTTGTTACCAAGAAAAGTGGGGTATTTGCTAGACTAAATATCAGGAAATAGAAATTATATCTACTAGTTACTGTTACAAAGGATCAAAGTGCTGTCCTCTAATTTTTAAGAGTAGACTGTAGAATTCTTACTAACAGATGACAGATCATAGCTGTATGTCTTGGACGAATGAAAAGTTTTAAATGCTGGTACTTGGTGGATGATTTTCTTCATAGTTTGAAAGCTAACATTTGTTATGTAGGGCACTGTGGACGAAAATTTGAATTTAGTCATATAATAAGTATTATTTGGTTCATTTTGTTGTAACAAAGTGTTTGTGGCTGATATTTTTGCCCAACAGGTGGGTGGTGGCCCAGAGTGTATTTTATCACTTATACAATCAAGTCTCATACATGTCCCTGGATGAGATTTCTCCGCTGACATTTAGCATTGGAAACACCATGAAACGAATATCTGTCATCGTATCGTCTATTATCATATTCCGTACCCCTGTCCAACCTGTAAATGCTCTAGGAGCTGCCATCGCAGTCTTTGGAACTTTCTTGTATTCTCAGGTAATCTAAAACTGTCTTGTATAGCCAAGCATAACTGTCTTGAATAAATTGACGGCTTTGTCCGATTTCTGCCACTACTTATGACATTATCACAAGTGAGTTTATGTTGAATCACATATGCAGACAAACATATATTCAAGGTTTATGTTGAATCATATATGCAGACAAACATATGTCAAGGTCCATCCAAAGCAGccatttataatttttttaatataaactAATATATCTTCCGTTGACTTACCCCTAGTGGCATTATGAGGTTATGCCTGTGAAAATTAACCCTTCTGCATCAGGTCATCCTCTACCTAGATGTTGTATATATTAGTTTATCAAACATAATTAGACTGTAAATTAAGAGGGGGTAAGGTTGTGCTAGCAGGCTGTTGAAAGATTGATTGTGTGGGCAAACCCTCTACCCGTTAATTAAGTCTTTTTTTTTGTAATCATGCTGAGGACCGCATTTAAGTTGGTGACTTCAATGCATTAAGCTTTACAAATGACATGGTTAGTTTTTATCAACTATTTGGGTTTCCTTTCCTTTTTGAAATTGACTAGGAGAACCAAGAGAGCAGTAAATTTGAGGGCCCGGTCGCTGCAATTATCATTTAAGTTTGGTGCATTTTGATTGGTCCtctaatcataaatattgatggACCCCCCCTGCATTTACAACAACTCCACCAATAAAAATACATCAAACTCATAATTAGAAAGACCGTATTTTTATTAGATGCAAACGTAAATATACTTTTGCACATATGAATTTTATGCATTATTTTCATGTGAAATTCCTTTTTGTATTTTGACAGGCAAAGCAGTGAGGTGATACGCAAATTTCTTGTAGAATAAATTAGAGAATGAAAGCAATGTTGGAAGATTTACTGTTGCGCTATAGCTGCCTTAAAGACTCATTGAGATGTGATGGGTGGTTCTTTGTAGTTAGAAATAATGGGTTCTGTAAGAAAAACTATAATAGTATATACGGGTTGTTGGACAGATTTTGTTTCTTTTTTCATCATTTCCATCCGGAGAGAACTGAACTTCATTGGACCAATAAGCGAGGGCAGTAACCCGCATCCTATGTATTTAACAATGTAATCGTTATGATGAGCAAGTTTGGTTCCTTTTGCGGTAAATTTGCAGATGCTACAAATTATATCGTATTAAAAATCCAATATTGACTGTTTTCTTAATTTGTACGCTAATCTTGCACTGTGTATGTTATCTGGATAGTACATATGGAATTGAGGATCATCAGATGGGAAGCGAAGGGGTCAAGTAGTCGATTTTGAGTCTTATTTATTTTCATATTGTCAAGTTTGAATTATATCGTTGCAATCGAAGGGCTTACGACAAAAAACCGAGTCTTGGCAGTTCAAGTGAAAGTTTCTCGGCAGTTCAAGTGAGTTCTTAGACTAGTCCCACGGTTTGCTAATTGAATCGACTTGCTTCAAGTGGCAGTTTCCAGTTATTTTGTTGGTTACATTACACGTGGTATCTAAGCAGCTCTTCCCCTCGATTTTTCGCTCACGAAATTATAACATGATTGCTAAATCGCTACCCTGTTAGATTAGAGATTTTGGTCAATCAGATTATTCAGATACAATTAACTTTTTTTGATATAATCTGTCATTGTTAATTTGCAGACCAGACTCTTCAATAAAAGCTTCAAATTTCTACGTCATACTCATACCATAGCAAAGAGAATGCCAGAAAATATTTGTAACTGGTGGCATTCATACAAATACACGAGACATCACTTGGTAAAAATATTATATCATAATCTTCTTCGCTAAGAATTGGTTTTTAAGCAATGCACGAATATAAACcaacaaaaaaaaaattgttgCATGCCAGAAGAACATACATATTCAGAAGAGCAGATTCATGAAGATACTTTATTCAAACGAAAAAGTTAATGTTCTTTTCACGTAACAGATGCCCAGCCTCCCAAACATGTATAAGCATTTTAGCAGTACATCTCTATAAAAGTTACAGAAGTACACCAATTAAAACTTTAAATGCTTAATGGCTGTATGAACATCCTTGTCTCCTCTGCCGCTGCAATTAAGCACAACCTTTGTCCCGTTTGGTAGGTCTGGGCACAGCTTCTCCAGATACGCAAGTGCATGGGATGTCTCCAAAGCTGGAATTATGCCCTCAAGTCGAGATAATCTTGTAAAAGCTGCCATAACCAACACGGATCATATTTTAAATCACTTGGTAGAGCAtgtaaataaattaaataaataacagAAAGGGACAGGAGAAAATCATTCTCTAACAAATAATAATTCTACAATAGACGTCCAGTTGTCTGACGTTAAAATTCATTTCTAGGGTGCACGAGGACAGAAACATATATTTCAGAGTAGTTGAATACCTTCCAGAGCTTCTTCATCAGTGATACTATAATATTCAGCACGCCCCATATCTTTTAGGAAACTGTGCTCCGGTCCAACTCCAGGGTAGTCCAAACTATGAAGCATAAGGAGAATTTCTTGTCATGTAAAATTTATAAAACATTAGTAGACTTTAGAAAGAATTGCCAAAACTTTCTGTACCCGGCACTAATTGAATGAGGTTCAGTTATCTGCCCATCATCATCCTGTAGTAAATAGCTCATAGCTCCATGCAGCACACCAACCTCTCCTTTTGTTAGGGTGGCAGCATGCTTTCCACTATCCAGGCCAAATCCTGCTGCTTCCACACCAATCAATCTTACATCTTCATCGTCAACAAATTCATGGAAGAGCCCCATGGCATTTGAACCACCACCAACACATGCAACTAACACATCTGGTTTGCCACCCCATTTCTCTAATGCTTGTTTCCTTGTTTCTTTACCAATGACAGCATGAAACTCTCTTACCATCATAGGATATGGATGTGGCCCTGCAACAGATCCCAATATGTAATGGGTTGTTTCCACATTAGTTACCCAGTCCCGAATGGCCTCTGATGTAGCATCCTTCAATGTAGCTGTACCAGCATGAACTGCTCTAAcctttataatttaaaatttgacAATTGTAAGATATACTATTTCAAGTCCAAATCGAAAAAGACATGCATCACAAAGTTATAGTAACATTAGCATCACAAATTAGAAATGTGAATACAGTGTATCCACATTCCGTAACCAAATCAAGCCAAAATGAGACCCTATAATGGTATAGAAAGCAATTTGCATAAGAAAAACAGAAGATAAAGAAAAATGAGAGATCTGCTTCATACAAAATACCACTATGCTATGACAGTCCATTGATTAACGCAATCATTGCAATACCCAGACTCACGTATTTAGATAAGTCTCAGCTCAGCAATGACAAACGTATATAAGAATTATGGTAAACCAAATGCAAACAGTAACATGGTTTGTGGATGAGGCCATGATAAACTTTACTTTGCCAAACACCACGAGTAAGAGGAGATAACATACATTTTGGGCGGAAAATAATAAACACAATCTAGAAGCCTTCTTACTAGTTACTACACATTGAAGGGCAGAAATCATCACAAAGAACTGCCCAAAAATTTACCAATCAATAAAATTAACAACGCATGTAAAGACATAAACAATACTTTTATTAGAAGAATGCAGCACGCCACTAATTTGTTCAACCAAGGTCAAAAAGTATAACATATGGGATACCTCTGCCCCAAGAAGCCGCATTCTAAAAACATTTAGCGATTGCCTTTCCATGTCTTGAGCACCCATATAGATTATGCATTTCAAGCCAAATCGTGCACATACAGTGGCTGTGGCGACACCATGCTGGCCAGCCCCAGTTTCAGCTATGATACGTTCTTTTCCCAAGCGTTTAGCAAGCAATGCCTGTGCTACGGCATTATTAATCTTGTGTGCACCCGTATGATTAAGATCTTCCCTCTTGAGGTAGATGAGTGGCCCTTCCCCATTTGGACGTTTATAGTGCTCAGTCAATCGTTCTGCAAAGTAAAGAGGAGTTTCTCGACCAACATAATCTTTCAATATCCCATCTAACTCTTTCTGCATAAATTGTTTATTTAATCAGTAAGCCAATCTATGCACAGTAAACACGACActtatcacacatttgtccatAAGACCCTATCTTCACCTTAACATACAATTGTTTTCTTAAGTGTGTCTCTAGACTCCATACAAGAACAATTAAATTCAAATCTAATACCAAAAAAAAAATTGATAAGTAAAAACATCGTACATCATCTCATTACACACGATTGCAAAATGGAATATCGATAACTAGTTCATTTCAAAGCAATTCAATCAAAGATAAAAGAGATAGCTTTTCCAAACACTTACTTCGTAACACCTAGGCCTTAAACCAAAAGTTCTCCCTTTTCATTTCTTTAAAAATGCATACAAAATCCAAACATATCTTATACGAAACATATATTAACACAAGTTCGTAAACCATTCTCAATTCTTTACAAATGACATAACATACagaaaagcataaaaactgaAACTTTAACATACAAAACATATTTTAACACATTTTTATTACCTAAACATACAAAACAGGAACATATCAGCAATGATAACGCGTATAATCTCTAAGCAAACACACATATACACGAAAATAAATCATAAGTACCTGAAAATCTTGGTCAGTAGCAAGAGCATGAAACGCAGCTTCGAGCTCCGTGAGCGCGTGCATAAGAGTTTCAGGCACATACTTTCCCCCAAACTTACCAAACCGACCAAACGAATCGGGTCGTTGAAGAACACCAAGACCCGACCCATTAAGGTTCTTGTTATTCTCCTGGTCCATTTCTTGCGGCTTTGTGGTAAGAACGCAAGAAATGGAAGAGGGTTTGGATGGCAGAGCCGTAAATGTGTGGGAACGGAAGGGTAAATGTGGAAATGAGGAAGATTGTCGGTAGGGCTTGAGAAGAAGAGATGAAGAAGGGGTTTGAATTCTGGAAGTTGTGGAGGAGAAGGCCATGTTTGGATTGATTTGTATTTTGATTTCTTATTTTTCTTGTTTGTGTGTCTATCTGTTTATCTCTATTTATCCATTTATTTGGCACCGTTTTGATTTTTGAAtccttttttttttctaaaaatgtGTTGTCGGAATAAAAGATTTTATGCGACACCCTCGGCTTTTCAGAAAAACAGTCTTTTTTTTACTCTTAAGATTGCCTCCCCAAttttttttaatgaaaaggaAAGAAGTGTTTAGAAGATAAAGTATTTTATCTCATTTTTTTAtcttatttttttataaagttttGAAGTGAAAGATTAtcaaatttatatttattaacaCTTATTTTTGCTCTTTTTAAAAATTCGGGAGAATGATTACGAAGAGAAGTGAAACTAATTTACTTGAACCTTATTTCTGAGTTTTTACTAGAGATGAAAATAATTGATAGTAAGGTAAATTACTTTCATCCCAAAAATAGGATGAAAGTTTTGGAGATAAAATATGTAAAATTTATATTCATCAGTACTTGCTTTTGTTCTTTTCCAAAATTCAGGAGTAAGGTAGTAGTGAAAGTGaaattattttacttaatttataATTGTTTTCCGCACTTTTTAAAATTCAGGAAGAATGGATTACCCTTCACTTACTTGTCTTGTCTCACCTGCTGTTATCAAAATAAATTAGGCACGTTTGATTTGGTTACGACTGgataaaagatttgacaattgCCTTGTCTCTGCTAGAATAGGAAAACTCGATTAATTTTGTGGTGACATAGAAGCTTGTTTGCTTTTGTAACAGATTTAAGTTACAGATTGTACCTGACAAAAAAATCATGGCAGATATTGTATTTTTTTCCTTTTTGCATACGTATACAGTACATTTTCGGTTGTTTCAGAAAATTTGAGTATCAGATATGATTTTTGTTCATTTCAAACTCATACCTGATATTtgatttataatttatatttgctGAAACCCATATCTGAAACCTACTTGGAATCAGATTTGATACCTTACGCTTTGCTCCAGGGATTTTTTAGGAGATAAGTGAAGAGAAGATATGGGAGGAGAAGAGAAGAGATGGGAGGAGAAGAGAAGAATATAAATCAGTCGTGTGCTCCCGAGTTTTTGGGAAGAAAGTTTTGATGGAAAATTTTAGGAAATTTTCTCTTCTAATCACTTCTCTTCTCTCGCCAAAAAACTCGGGAGCACGCCTAGGaaggaaaattttaaaattatgttttcGCTTCTCTTTTTTTCTCTTCATTTTCAAACTCTGGAATACAGCGCGTCAGGGAAGAGGTGGGTATGGAAAAAGGCTATGAGGTATCATATTTACATTACTCAAAAAAGGTATCATATTTACTATTACTAGCTCAGAGCTCGTGCAATGCACGGGTCttggttaatatttatatatttttaattctatttcatataattttattaaaattatatataaataattaaatactagataatgattatataattataatttcaagttaggttcaaatagtacaaataatatatgattgataagatcttattcataaataataatgtagATGTTTGTTATTAATGAGTGAGATTTGAATCTGaaaacttatatatatttataaataatataaatgtttattCTTAACATGATTCGAATCtgagaacttatatgtatctttataaataataatataaatatttgttgttgacgggattcgaacctgagaacttgtgGAGTGTATTTTGTTAGTATTTGGATCTAACGGCTCTGATTATTTAATGAAGAAGATCTAACAGTCGTGATGgaaagggataaccaaaatgaggggttaaccaaactacacattatacctcattccggctattataatatagtatatatTATTCATCTTTATTTCTAAGATTAAATACAATTTATGTACACATATTTTAAATTTGATacattatttaattttaaataaaattataataatatttatctAATGCCAATTTgtaaggtttaattaattaaaaattattaaattattatttaattggttAAATTATATTTTACTAATCATATAATTTTTTAGTAAATTTTTATTTGTAAATTATGTAAGAATTTAATTTCAATTTATAATGTATACTTGCACATAATATTAGAATCAAAATTGAAATGTCGACTATATTTGAAATAAAACAGATTCATTCCAGCACTGAACCAAACACATAATATAAGGAATCATTCCTCATCCtcatacataataataataataataataataataataataataataataataataataataataataataataataataatttttaatggCAACCATTAACAATCACCACTGAGATTATTAcatcataataataataataataataatttaaaattttcaaaataatattgtCGGTTTAAATAATAATCTAAAGTCTTGTATAATTTACGAGATTAGCAAATTATTGTAAAATGTCAAATTAATGTTCGAAGGGGAAGATAGATATTGATATTAGTCATCGTACTAGATCATGGTTAGTTAAAGCAAAACGTTAAACTACTTTTCGAAGGGGAAGATAGATGTCGATATTGCTCATCATATGCTAGATCATGGTTAGTTAAAACGGAGGGGTGCCACGGGATGTCAAGGCCTTAGAGTTTGTTCCCTTATAAGTCTAACCGTGCCGGCGTCACCCTTCAAACGAACTATTAGACCGACATTCCCCATGTGTCGCCCTTACATGTATGCATCGGCTATTAGACAAATGTAAGAGTAAACACACACAATTTTAATAACAAATACCATTCTTTATTAGTAACTCAATATTACAAGAGTTGGATCCCCTTGATCTATACACTAGCCCCTTGCTAATATTACAAAATTTAGCACTCACCTTCATTATACAAGCTCACGTGCCTCTCACTTGAATGCTCTCACTGTACTCTCACTTTGCTCTATCACTTTTATTCCTCTCCAAATGAGGGGTCTCACCTATTTATAGGCTCCCCCGCCACTTGGAGAAATTCGTAGAACATGTACATCCCACATGCTTCTAGATTATTCCACTAATTATTTATACATGATTATTCTAGAATTTACCTATCTAAAATATTTTAAGTACACTTAGGAAATCTGTAGAAAGCTCCTAAGTCTTAAAGGTTTCGGAAGGTTCCACCAAGTTCTGCCATCTTTTAGATCCTTCTTGAATTTTCAAGCGTCATATAAAGACTTATACAATATTTCGCTATATTATATAGTCATCTAGACCATTCTGGCCTTCTTTTGAATATTCTAGTACACAGAGAGGTTGAATTTTGGCGAGGCGTGACATTCTCCCCCGCTGAATTCATTGACGTCGTCGCCTCCCAATAGCGCTCCAACGCCTCTTGGTGTTGCTCCAAGTTCGGCTCCAACTCTCACGTTGCCTTACTTGGTGTCGCACCCTTCCACCTTACCAAGTATTGCCTACTCGGTGCCAATCCCGTGATTTTTACGAGTCGCTCGCCAAGTATTTCCCTCACCTCGCGTCGACACTCGACTCCTGTTGGAGATACTTGTGGTGACTTCTCCCTTACTCACATGCACGCCTCGACAACGCCCCCATGGTTGCCTACTTTGCCCGACGACACCCCCTTGTCTTTGGCCCCTTTTTCCTTTGTAGACTTTGGACTACCCTTGATTGTGCCGTCCTTAGCATCTTCCTTAGCCGCCTTGCCCTTTTTCTTGCTTTGGCGTCCCTTCTCCTCATTCGTCGAGGGCTGATCCTTCTTAACTAGCCTCAAACTTACAAGGTAGGTCACCCTTAATTTCATCGGTGGCGCCTCCACCCTTTCGAAGGTCGAAAACCTTATCAGCTCATCTTCCTCCTATTGGATCATTGCGCTCAATGGTCCTAACTTCGGACACCTTGCCATCACATGTGGCATGTTGCAAATGTAGCATCCCTTCTTCGACACATAGCTCTTAGGCTTTCCCTCGCTCGGGCCATGGCTCGACGATGCCACCACATCACGCCTCCTTCGTGGACTACCACTTCTCGAGCTAGCGTTCTCCTCATCCCTACCTTCATCACTCTCCTCATAAAACGTATTATATTTACAAGACTCTCTTTGAAACTCCACCAAGGACTCTGCCACGGTTATAGCCTCATCTACATCCTTGATGTTCCTTCGTTGAAGCTATTATTTTGCCCAATTTTGTAGTCCATCCACAAAGTAGAACAAGAAATCCTCATTTGTCATGCTCGGGATTTGCAACATCAAGGTGGTGAACTTATTCACGCAGTCCGTTTATGTTGCCCCGTTTGAGCTCTCTCAGTTTCTTCCTTTTCATGTAGACCATATTTTCGATAAAATTGCCTCTTAAGCTCTCGTTTGAAGTCTCCATGTGTGTCTATGTGGCAAAGGATCTTCTCCATGTCGGCGTGCTTTCGACGCCACCACAAAGTTGCATTATCACTAAGATATCGGGCAGTCGTGCGTACCTTTGTTGCCTCGTCAACAATGCCAACCGCCTCAAAATAATTCTCCACGTCCCAAAAGAAGTTCTCCACAACCTTGGCATCCCTTTTGCCGCTGAACTTCTTTGATTTTGCCACCTAGAACCTTTGCGCCTAGAACCTTTGCGCCTCAATCCCCTTAAAGCCGCCTCCGAGCATGTCCGCTTCAATTATAGCCAATTGTGCCTTGACGACGCTGCATGTCTCGGTGACCATTTTTTCCAAATTGGTGACCCGTTCCTCTCGTGCGACCTCATTCATTTGCAAATCTTGGACCTCCTCTTTCACACATCCAAGCTCCTCAAATACATGGTTCTCAAAGGTCTTGAAATGACTCTCAATTTGCTTCATGCCCGCCTGTAGCTTCTCCAAGCCCGCACCAAACGTCACGAGAACTTCGTCAACCTTTTTCGTCATGCTTCGTGTCAAGATTACGCCCTCCGTAACCTTTAGCTATGATACCATATTGTCAATGCCTTATAGTTTGTTCCATTATAAGTCCAACTGTGCCGGCGTCTAACACTTGTCGTCGTCCAAACGAACTACCAGACCAGTCTTTCCCAAGTGTCGCCCTTACACTTATGCAGCGAATATTAGAAAAATATAACTACGTAAGAGAAAACACACACAAATTTACTAACAAGGATCCTCTTTTATTAGTAATCCAATATTACAAGAGTTGGATCCACTTGATTCA
It contains:
- the LOC141721284 gene encoding tryptophan synthase beta chain 1, which codes for MAFSSTTSRIQTPSSSLLLKPYRQSSSFPHLPFRSHTFTALPSKPSSISCVLTTKPQEMDQENNKNLNGSGLGVLQRPDSFGRFGKFGGKYVPETLMHALTELEAAFHALATDQDFQKELDGILKDYVGRETPLYFAERLTEHYKRPNGEGPLIYLKREDLNHTGAHKINNAVAQALLAKRLGKERIIAETGAGQHGVATATVCARFGLKCIIYMGAQDMERQSLNVFRMRLLGAEVRAVHAGTATLKDATSEAIRDWVTNVETTHYILGSVAGPHPYPMMVREFHAVIGKETRKQALEKWGGKPDVLVACVGGGSNAMGLFHEFVDDEDVRLIGVEAAGFGLDSGKHAATLTKGEVGVLHGAMSYLLQDDDGQITEPHSISAGLDYPGVGPEHSFLKDMGRAEYYSITDEEALEAFTRLSRLEGIIPALETSHALAYLEKLCPDLPNGTKVVLNCSGRGDKDVHTAIKHLKF